One Tunturibacter gelidoferens genomic region harbors:
- a CDS encoding dipeptidase, whose amino-acid sequence MHKRGIFVSALLLLTLQAHTQTKSQTNSMTDPAAVHQSSIVIDTHADTPQRFVDEHWDFTDPLNGGMLNYESAKQGNLDAQFFSIWVDPGQYPANASAHRTLSLIDGTLEQVRKHPDKLALCVSADDIIATHAQGKFAVLMGIEGGHSIENDLGLLRDYYRLGVRYMTLTWSNTNNWADSSGDIEDEKVHHHNGLTPFGKQVVAEMNRLGMMVDISHVSDKTFWDVIATTHTPVIASHSSARALTHAARNMTDEMLLAMKKNNGVVMVNFFPAFIDEDWRKAWAAQEPERKKAQEALAVQYKAKGLPVPYTASDKVDREFAAKIGRAPFNSLIDHFDHVIKIAGIDHVGIGTDFDGIPVPPAGIDSAADLPKITAALMARGYTADDMHKLLGGNMLRVFREVQAASDHNP is encoded by the coding sequence ATGCACAAACGCGGCATCTTCGTCTCTGCCCTGCTCCTCCTCACCCTGCAAGCCCACACCCAAACAAAATCCCAAACAAATTCAATGACTGATCCCGCCGCCGTCCATCAATCCTCCATCGTCATAGACACTCACGCCGACACCCCTCAACGATTCGTCGACGAACACTGGGACTTCACCGATCCCCTCAACGGCGGCATGCTGAACTACGAAAGCGCGAAACAAGGCAACCTCGACGCGCAGTTCTTCTCCATCTGGGTCGACCCCGGCCAATACCCCGCCAATGCCAGCGCCCACCGCACTCTCTCCCTCATCGACGGCACCCTCGAGCAGGTCCGCAAACACCCCGACAAACTAGCCCTCTGCGTCTCCGCCGACGACATCATCGCCACACACGCACAAGGAAAATTCGCCGTCCTCATGGGCATCGAGGGCGGCCACTCCATCGAAAACGATCTCGGCCTTCTCCGCGACTACTATCGCCTCGGCGTCCGCTACATGACCCTCACCTGGTCCAACACCAACAACTGGGCTGACTCCTCAGGCGACATCGAGGACGAAAAAGTCCACCACCACAACGGCCTCACTCCTTTCGGTAAACAGGTCGTCGCCGAGATGAACCGCCTCGGCATGATGGTCGACATCTCCCACGTCTCCGACAAAACCTTCTGGGACGTCATCGCCACCACGCACACTCCAGTCATCGCATCGCACTCCTCCGCCCGCGCTCTCACACACGCCGCCCGCAACATGACCGACGAGATGCTCCTCGCCATGAAGAAGAACAACGGTGTAGTCATGGTCAACTTCTTCCCCGCCTTCATCGACGAAGACTGGCGCAAAGCCTGGGCCGCGCAGGAGCCCGAGCGCAAGAAAGCCCAGGAAGCCCTCGCCGTCCAATATAAAGCCAAGGGCCTCCCCGTCCCCTACACCGCCTCCGACAAGGTCGACCGCGAGTTCGCCGCAAAGATCGGCCGCGCGCCTTTCAACTCACTCATCGATCACTTTGATCACGTCATCAAGATCGCCGGCATCGACCACGTTGGCATCGGCACCGACTTCGACGGCATCCCAGTCCCACCCGCCGGGATCGACTCCGCTGCCGATCTGCCCAAAATTACCGCAGCCCTCATGGCTCGCGGCTACACTGCCGACGACATGCACAAACTACTCGGAGGCAACATGCTCCGCGTCTTCCGCGAGGTGCAAGCCGCCTCCGATCACAACCCATAG
- a CDS encoding GlcG/HbpS family heme-binding protein, which produces MIQLADARRIIAAAEKKAEELGQPMNVAVVDEGGNLIAFERMANAWLGSIDIAQKKAWTSRAFDITTKDLGDNSQSGNQFFGIHASNDGKVMIFAGGIPLKQEGKVVGAIGVSGGSGVQDHAVAEAGAVAL; this is translated from the coding sequence ATGATCCAACTAGCAGACGCCCGCCGCATCATCGCCGCCGCCGAAAAGAAGGCCGAAGAACTAGGCCAGCCCATGAACGTAGCCGTAGTCGATGAAGGCGGAAACCTCATCGCCTTCGAGCGCATGGCCAACGCCTGGCTCGGCTCCATCGACATCGCGCAGAAAAAAGCCTGGACCTCCCGCGCCTTCGACATCACCACCAAAGACCTCGGCGACAACTCCCAATCCGGAAACCAGTTCTTCGGTATCCACGCCTCAAACGACGGCAAAGTCATGATCTTCGCCGGCGGCATCCCCCTCAAGCAAGAAGGAAAGGTAGTTGGAGCCATCGGAGTAAGCGGAGGCTCAGGAGTCCAGGACCACGCCGTAGCCGAAGCCGGCGCAGTGGCTCTCTAA
- a CDS encoding energy transducer TonB, which produces MQDNPAAAAPPTASQSQPLEIAKIGKDVSAPVLIHSTNPNIPKSVHKAKLNGFVIVNFYVEPDGTTSNVHIYRTIIKGANSPDQSAVKELEQSAIGAVQSYKFKPSRKNGQPVRVELNVQIHFES; this is translated from the coding sequence TTGCAAGATAATCCCGCAGCTGCGGCGCCACCAACGGCTTCTCAATCACAACCGCTGGAAATCGCTAAAATTGGAAAAGACGTTTCAGCACCTGTTTTGATTCATTCAACCAATCCAAACATCCCAAAATCTGTTCACAAAGCGAAGCTTAATGGTTTTGTGATTGTGAACTTCTATGTGGAACCTGACGGAACAACGAGCAACGTTCACATTTACCGCACCATCATCAAAGGAGCTAATAGCCCTGATCAAAGTGCTGTGAAAGAACTCGAACAGTCAGCTATCGGTGCTGTTCAAAGCTACAAGTTCAAACCTTCCAGAAAAAACGGGCAGCCGGTTCGCGTCGAACTCAACGTTCAGATCCACTTCGAAAGCTAG
- the sdhB gene encoding succinate dehydrogenase iron-sulfur subunit, giving the protein MPSTIKVEIKRQSTPDAPSTTEKFEIPYRPGMNITSLLGEIALNPVDVSGRATTPITYDANCLEEICGSCAMLINGKARMACSALVDKLTGPNRDQPITLAPLSKFPVVRDLAVDRSVLFENLKKVQAWVPIDGSYDLGAGPRQAPQIQEQRYPLSNCISCTICMEVCPQFNDVTNFVGAATIAQAKLFNMDPSGAVLKEERLRALAGDGGIQECGFAQNCVQACPKQLPLTEAISDMGRDVFIQQVKDLFAR; this is encoded by the coding sequence ATGCCCAGCACCATCAAAGTCGAGATCAAGCGCCAGTCCACCCCGGACGCCCCCTCCACCACCGAAAAATTCGAGATTCCCTATCGCCCGGGCATGAACATCACCTCGCTCCTCGGCGAGATCGCGCTCAACCCCGTCGACGTCTCCGGCCGCGCCACCACGCCTATCACCTACGATGCCAACTGCCTCGAGGAGATCTGCGGCTCCTGCGCCATGCTCATCAACGGCAAAGCCCGCATGGCCTGCTCCGCCTTGGTCGACAAGCTCACCGGACCAAATCGGGATCAGCCCATCACCCTCGCCCCGCTCTCGAAGTTCCCCGTAGTCCGCGACCTCGCCGTAGACCGCTCCGTCCTCTTCGAAAATCTCAAGAAGGTCCAGGCCTGGGTTCCCATCGACGGTTCGTACGATCTAGGAGCTGGGCCACGCCAAGCTCCTCAAATCCAGGAGCAGCGCTACCCCCTCTCGAACTGCATCTCCTGCACCATCTGCATGGAGGTCTGCCCCCAGTTCAACGACGTCACCAACTTCGTCGGCGCCGCCACCATCGCCCAGGCCAAGCTCTTCAACATGGACCCCTCCGGCGCCGTCCTCAAAGAAGAACGCCTCCGCGCCCTAGCCGGAGACGGCGGCATCCAGGAGTGCGGCTTCGCGCAAAACTGCGTTCAGGCCTGCCCCAAACAGCTCCCCCTCACCGAAGCCATCTCCGACATGGGCCGCGACGTCTTCATCCAGCAAGTCAAAGACCTCTTCGCAAGATAG
- the sdhA gene encoding succinate dehydrogenase flavoprotein subunit — MAATPRIIVVGGGLAGLAAVIKIAEAGGKVDLFSIVPVKRSHSVCAQGGINAAKDLKGEGDSVLKHFDDTIYGGDFLANQTPVKNMTAQGPAIIDLLDRMGVPFNRTPEGLLDFRRFGGTLYQRTAFAGATTGQQLLYALDEQVRRYEAEGKVTKYEGWEFLSAVLGSKGEARGICAMDLRSMETRTFPADAIIICTGGNGAIFGKSTNSVVCTGSAQSALYQQGAFYANGEFIQVHPTAIPGEDKLRLMSESARGEGGRVWVPKDKNDKRVARSIPESDRWYFLEDWYPKYGNLVPRDVATRAIFKVVYEHGMGIDGQPMVYLDLTHLPKERLNKLEGILEIYEKFVGDDPREVPMKIFPGMHYTMGGLWVDFDQRTNIPGVYAAGEADYSIHGANRLGANSLLSCIYGGFVAGPHALAYAKALPAQEGDGGHAAELARQKEFNNALLNNKGTENPFKLWRELGETMTKHATIIRYNAGLDEADAKIVELLERYENVNLSDKSQWANTSFAFTRQLWNMLQLGRVIVQGARLRDESRGAHYKPDFPDRNDEKFLKTTKASFKDNAPAFEFEEVDISHITPRPRRYDATA; from the coding sequence ATGGCAGCAACACCCAGAATCATCGTAGTAGGCGGCGGACTAGCCGGACTAGCCGCCGTCATTAAGATCGCCGAAGCGGGCGGCAAGGTCGACCTCTTCTCCATCGTCCCCGTCAAGCGCTCCCACTCCGTCTGCGCCCAGGGAGGCATCAACGCCGCCAAGGACCTCAAAGGCGAGGGCGACTCCGTCCTCAAGCACTTCGACGACACCATCTACGGCGGCGACTTCCTCGCCAACCAGACCCCCGTCAAAAACATGACCGCCCAGGGCCCCGCCATCATCGACCTCCTCGACCGCATGGGCGTCCCCTTCAACCGCACCCCCGAAGGCCTCTTGGACTTCCGCCGCTTCGGAGGCACCCTCTACCAGCGCACAGCCTTCGCCGGAGCCACCACCGGCCAGCAGTTGCTTTACGCACTGGATGAGCAAGTAAGAAGATACGAAGCTGAAGGCAAAGTCACCAAGTACGAAGGCTGGGAGTTCCTCTCCGCCGTCCTCGGCTCCAAGGGCGAAGCCCGAGGCATCTGCGCCATGGACCTCCGGTCGATGGAAACGAGAACATTTCCGGCGGATGCAATTATCATCTGCACCGGAGGCAACGGAGCCATCTTCGGAAAGTCCACCAATTCAGTAGTTTGCACCGGATCAGCTCAATCAGCACTTTACCAACAGGGAGCCTTCTACGCCAACGGCGAATTCATCCAGGTCCACCCCACCGCCATCCCCGGCGAAGACAAGCTCCGCCTCATGTCCGAGTCCGCCCGAGGCGAAGGCGGTCGCGTGTGGGTCCCCAAAGACAAGAACGACAAGCGCGTAGCCCGCTCCATCCCCGAGTCCGATCGCTGGTACTTCCTCGAAGATTGGTACCCCAAGTACGGCAACCTCGTCCCCCGCGACGTCGCCACCCGCGCCATCTTCAAAGTCGTCTACGAGCACGGCATGGGCATCGATGGCCAGCCCATGGTCTACCTCGACCTCACCCACCTCCCCAAGGAACGCCTCAACAAACTGGAAGGCATCCTCGAGATCTACGAGAAGTTCGTTGGCGACGACCCCCGCGAAGTCCCCATGAAGATCTTCCCCGGCATGCACTACACCATGGGCGGCCTCTGGGTCGACTTCGACCAGCGCACCAACATCCCCGGCGTTTATGCAGCCGGAGAAGCAGATTATTCGATTCATGGCGCCAATCGACTCGGCGCCAACAGCCTCCTCTCCTGCATCTACGGAGGCTTCGTCGCCGGCCCCCACGCCCTCGCCTACGCCAAAGCCCTTCCCGCACAAGAGGGTGACGGTGGCCACGCCGCCGAACTCGCCCGCCAGAAGGAGTTCAACAACGCCCTGCTCAACAACAAGGGCACCGAAAACCCCTTCAAGCTCTGGCGCGAACTCGGCGAAACTATGACCAAGCACGCCACCATCATCCGCTACAACGCCGGCCTCGACGAAGCCGACGCCAAGATCGTCGAACTCCTCGAGCGCTACGAGAACGTCAACCTCTCCGACAAGAGCCAGTGGGCCAACACCAGCTTCGCCTTCACCCGCCAGCTCTGGAACATGCTCCAGCTGGGCCGCGTCATTGTCCAGGGCGCACGCCTCCGCGACGAGTCCCGCGGAGCCCACTACAAACCCGACTTCCCCGACCGCAACGACGAAAAGTTCCTCAAGACCACCAAAGCCAGCTTCAAAGACAACGCCCCCGCCTTCGAGTTCGAAGAAGTAGACATCAGCCACATCACCCCACGCCCCCGCCGCTACGACGCCACCGCCTGA
- a CDS encoding succinate dehydrogenase — MATAAPPAPPAAPPSASKLKGVQPLRAGQGHSFLWHKLHSLSGIVPIGAFLVEHIISNFETLNGPLAYAQQVKFLNSLPLVRVLEWAFIFIPLAFHALYGLFIAFRGRVSVNVYPWASNWMYLSQRITGIIAFFYIVQHVWRQRFSGISLPDNPGAAFHKVQVELSNPWMLAIYVIAMIATTWHFAYGIWLFAAKWGITPGEKARKKFGYVCTAFGLALCIMGLASIYAVVYMYPNAPVDVMPAQPAGIALPAPTVPPPNSTNPDQPGEVR; from the coding sequence ATGGCCACCGCCGCCCCGCCAGCACCTCCTGCCGCGCCCCCCAGCGCGTCCAAGCTCAAAGGCGTGCAGCCCCTCCGCGCCGGCCAGGGCCACTCCTTCCTCTGGCACAAGCTCCACTCCCTCTCCGGCATCGTCCCCATCGGCGCCTTCCTCGTCGAGCACATCATCTCCAACTTCGAGACCCTCAACGGCCCCCTCGCCTACGCCCAGCAGGTCAAGTTCCTCAACTCCCTCCCGCTGGTACGCGTTCTCGAGTGGGCCTTCATCTTCATCCCCCTCGCCTTCCACGCCCTCTACGGACTCTTCATCGCCTTCCGCGGCCGCGTCAGCGTCAACGTCTACCCTTGGGCCTCCAACTGGATGTACCTCTCCCAGCGCATCACCGGCATCATCGCCTTCTTCTATATCGTCCAGCACGTCTGGCGACAGCGCTTCAGCGGCATCTCCCTCCCCGATAACCCCGGCGCAGCCTTCCATAAAGTACAGGTTGAACTTTCGAACCCCTGGATGCTCGCCATCTACGTCATCGCGATGATCGCCACCACGTGGCACTTCGCCTACGGCATCTGGCTCTTCGCCGCCAAGTGGGGCATCACCCCCGGCGAAAAGGCTCGCAAGAAATTCGGCTACGTCTGCACCGCCTTCGGCCTTGCTCTCTGCATCATGGGCCTCGCCAGCATCTACGCCGTCGTCTACATGTACCCGAACGCTCCCGTCGACGTAATGCCCGCCCAACCGGCCGGCATAGCCCTACCCGCCCCAACAGTCCCACCACCAAATTCAACAAACCCAGACCAACCGGGCGAGGTTCGGTAA
- a CDS encoding VOC family protein: protein MLPTLYIDHLVFRVEDLEPTAKFYRALLGEPTAQGKDFLVYKIGDATLFFTPSARPSAPYNKELPGLNHLALGVHDPADLRKIEDHLNNSGLKHSGIGIDSHGGKEYIWFNDPNGFRLEFYCRPASE from the coding sequence ATGCTACCCACTCTCTACATCGATCACCTCGTCTTCCGCGTCGAAGACTTAGAACCGACAGCAAAGTTCTATCGCGCACTCCTCGGCGAACCCACCGCACAAGGCAAAGACTTCCTGGTTTACAAGATCGGTGACGCCACCCTTTTCTTCACACCCTCCGCCAGACCCTCCGCCCCCTACAACAAAGAGTTGCCCGGCCTGAACCATCTCGCCCTCGGAGTTCATGATCCCGCCGACCTCCGCAAAATCGAGGATCACCTCAACAACTCCGGCCTCAAACACAGCGGAATCGGCATCGACTCCCACGGCGGCAAAGAGTACATCTGGTTCAACGACCCCAACGGATTCCGCCTCGAGTTCTACTGCCGCCCAGCGTCGGAATAA
- a CDS encoding non-canonical purine NTP pyrophosphatase has protein sequence MNLFVATTNPGKLRDFAATASPQITLTPLPNLKQIPAPAEDEPTFEGNARIKAIFYSHHAPGEIVIADDSGLEVDALHGAPGVRSARYADDHNFSPRDFPDNVPHTPDERNNLYLLSNLTGIPLTERSARYHCVLAAARNGRILAIGHGAVEGEILPAPRGTEGFGYDPLFYLPAQNKTMAELDLTSKLTFSHRGRAFAALLPQLLPHA, from the coding sequence ATGAATCTCTTCGTCGCCACCACCAACCCAGGCAAGCTTCGCGACTTCGCCGCCACAGCCTCTCCGCAAATCACACTCACTCCCCTACCCAACCTCAAACAAATCCCCGCACCCGCAGAAGACGAGCCCACCTTCGAAGGCAACGCCCGCATTAAAGCCATCTTCTACTCCCACCACGCCCCCGGCGAAATCGTCATCGCCGACGACTCTGGCCTCGAAGTCGACGCCCTCCACGGAGCGCCCGGCGTCCGCTCCGCCCGCTACGCCGATGATCACAACTTCTCCCCGAGAGACTTCCCCGACAACGTTCCTCACACCCCCGACGAGCGCAACAACCTCTATCTCCTCTCCAACCTCACCGGCATCCCTCTCACCGAGCGCAGCGCCCGCTACCACTGCGTCCTCGCCGCCGCACGCAACGGCCGCATCCTCGCCATCGGCCACGGAGCCGTCGAAGGCGAGATCCTCCCCGCCCCACGCGGCACCGAAGGCTTCGGCTACGACCCCCTCTTCTACCTCCCCGCTCAAAACAAAACCATGGCAGAGCTCGACCTAACCTCCAAGCTCACCTTCAGCCACCGCGGCCGAGCCTTCGCCGCCCTGCTCCCGCAACTGCTTCCACATGCTTGA
- the ogt gene encoding methylated-DNA--[protein]-cysteine S-methyltransferase, whose product MPEPLSLLTDRFDTPIGEIIIVADHDGNLRAVEWTDHEERLQKSLRLHYGRNGFKLEPANNPSGLSNVMKRYFAGELAAINELPVRTAGTPFQREVWRALRQIPHGTTVSYGKLAEQIGRPKAVRAVGLANGSNPIGVVVPCHRVIGSNGSLTGYGGGIERKRWLLEHENKHQPAHLTLKLT is encoded by the coding sequence ATGCCTGAACCTTTGAGCCTGCTAACAGATCGATTCGACACCCCGATCGGCGAGATCATCATCGTGGCCGATCATGACGGAAACCTACGCGCCGTTGAATGGACAGATCATGAAGAGCGCCTGCAAAAGTCCTTGCGGCTTCACTATGGTCGCAACGGGTTCAAGCTTGAGCCAGCCAATAATCCGTCTGGCTTATCCAACGTGATGAAGCGTTACTTCGCAGGAGAGCTTGCCGCGATAAACGAGCTCCCGGTACGCACAGCTGGCACGCCATTTCAACGCGAGGTCTGGCGCGCGCTGCGACAGATTCCACACGGCACAACCGTCTCCTATGGAAAGCTGGCCGAACAGATCGGCAGGCCTAAAGCCGTCAGAGCAGTCGGGCTCGCCAACGGCTCCAACCCCATCGGAGTGGTCGTCCCGTGTCACCGCGTCATCGGATCCAACGGCTCCCTCACAGGCTACGGCGGAGGCATCGAGCGCAAACGCTGGCTCCTGGAGCATGAAAACAAACACCAGCCCGCACACCTTACGCTAAAGCTCACTTGA
- a CDS encoding DNA-3-methyladenine glycosylase family protein gives MLTFLQARAIPGVEVVEKGCYRRTVEIDGSVGSIAVTHLPHQQSLSVTIHFTSVQSLPAIVARVRRLFDLGADIETIDAHLSHDPQLAPWVALHPGLRAPGGWDGFELAVRAILGQQISVAAARKLAGQLVALHGKPLPKNPSASSGLTHTFPTAKRLATTKSLGLGMPAARLVSLKALAQAATDDPNLFRPFGTIEEAIARLRTIPGIGEWTAQYIALRAIREMDAFPASDIGLLRGAAKLDGAPTTPKSLLHRAESWRPWRAYAAQHLWAANTNEIPHTEGTHA, from the coding sequence ATGCTCACCTTTCTACAGGCGCGTGCCATTCCCGGTGTCGAAGTTGTAGAGAAGGGATGCTACCGGCGCACCGTTGAGATTGACGGATCAGTTGGGAGTATCGCCGTGACTCACCTGCCGCACCAACAGAGCCTCAGCGTAACCATCCACTTCACGTCCGTGCAGTCACTGCCTGCAATCGTAGCTCGGGTGCGTCGCCTCTTCGACCTCGGCGCGGACATCGAGACGATCGACGCACACCTCTCGCACGATCCGCAGCTCGCACCGTGGGTCGCGCTTCATCCCGGCCTGCGAGCGCCGGGAGGCTGGGATGGCTTCGAACTGGCTGTGCGCGCGATCCTCGGCCAACAGATTAGCGTCGCTGCGGCACGCAAGCTTGCAGGACAACTCGTCGCACTTCACGGCAAGCCGCTACCGAAAAACCCCAGCGCCTCTTCAGGTCTGACGCACACCTTCCCCACGGCGAAGCGTCTCGCCACCACAAAGTCACTAGGACTGGGCATGCCGGCTGCACGCTTAGTATCGTTGAAGGCACTGGCGCAGGCTGCCACCGATGACCCCAACCTCTTCCGTCCCTTTGGGACAATCGAAGAAGCCATCGCACGTCTGCGCACCATCCCCGGCATCGGCGAATGGACCGCCCAATACATCGCCCTCCGCGCCATCCGCGAGATGGACGCCTTCCCCGCATCCGACATCGGCCTGCTCCGAGGAGCAGCGAAGCTCGACGGAGCACCTACAACTCCAAAGTCTCTCCTTCATCGCGCCGAGTCGTGGAGACCGTGGCGCGCCTATGCGGCTCAGCACCTGTGGGCCGCCAACACCAACGAAATCCCGCACACCGAGGGAACACATGCCTGA
- a CDS encoding Ada metal-binding domain-containing protein, producing the protein MELPDKEACYRALQSRDPRFDGLMYVGVKSTGIYCRPVCPARTAKVRKLHLLSLRSSST; encoded by the coding sequence ATGGAACTGCCCGACAAAGAGGCGTGCTACCGGGCTCTACAGAGCCGTGATCCGCGCTTCGACGGACTCATGTACGTCGGCGTCAAATCCACCGGAATCTACTGCCGCCCCGTCTGTCCGGCCCGCACCGCGAAAGTACGAAAACTGCACCTTCTATCCCTCCGCAGCAGCAGCACATGA
- a CDS encoding flagellar motor protein MotB → MSKKKHPEHVNHERWLVSYADFITLLFAFFVVLFASSQSDKKKQLKLSEAMQTAFTPLGTFDAHSKTPPLTDINASAITNSIPSPIVRPLPSASTETLEETEARLRKLIAQQVAAGGIPPGGIAMRITPDGLVISLHEAGFFPSGSAEVRPASIPMISILATTLPAGPLRVEGHTDNVPIHTAQFASNWELSTTRSTAIARLLLEHGPIDPANLAAAGYAEFHPVASNSTEDGRTHNRRVDIILLRKQPASQ, encoded by the coding sequence ATGAGCAAGAAGAAACATCCCGAACACGTCAACCACGAGCGCTGGCTGGTCTCTTACGCCGACTTCATCACGCTGCTCTTCGCCTTCTTCGTCGTCCTCTTCGCCTCCAGCCAGTCGGACAAGAAGAAACAGCTCAAGCTCTCCGAGGCGATGCAGACCGCCTTCACTCCCCTCGGCACCTTCGACGCCCACTCGAAGACTCCGCCGCTCACCGACATCAACGCCTCCGCCATCACCAACTCCATTCCCTCGCCGATCGTGCGGCCGCTTCCCTCAGCCAGTACCGAGACTCTCGAAGAAACCGAAGCCCGCCTCCGCAAACTCATCGCCCAGCAAGTCGCCGCCGGTGGCATCCCTCCCGGCGGCATCGCCATGCGCATCACCCCCGACGGCCTCGTCATCTCCCTCCATGAGGCCGGCTTCTTTCCCTCCGGCTCCGCAGAGGTCCGTCCGGCATCGATCCCCATGATCTCGATCCTTGCCACCACCTTGCCCGCAGGCCCACTCCGGGTCGAAGGCCACACCGACAACGTCCCCATCCACACCGCGCAGTTCGCCAGTAACTGGGAGCTCTCCACCACACGCTCCACCGCCATCGCGCGCCTTCTCCTCGAACACGGCCCCATCGACCCCGCCAACCTCGCCGCCGCAGGTTACGCCGAGTTTCACCCCGTCGCCAGCAACTCCACCGAAGACGGCCGCACCCACAACCGCCGCGTCGACATCATCCTTCTGCGAAAGCAGCCAGCTTCACAATGA
- a CDS encoding flagellar motor protein: MDIASIGGIALALIGILAGMMVEGGSIAQITQPTAAMIVIGGTLGAVMLQFPMNIFLAAIKAVVKVFLHKGSNGEATLAQIVAFANKARRSGIVSLDADLSTVSDPFLRQALMLAVDGTEPAEVRKIMQLELDNKSEIEEKIPAVFEAAGGYSPTVGIIGAVLGLIQVMKNLSNIDEVGRGIAVAFVATIYGVAMANLICLPAAGKLKFRHREEQMIKEMMLEGVISILEGMNPRMIETKLRTYLFDSHPPKPGKATEVGA, from the coding sequence ATGGACATCGCCAGCATTGGTGGCATCGCTCTCGCCCTCATCGGCATTCTCGCCGGCATGATGGTTGAAGGCGGCAGCATCGCCCAGATCACTCAGCCCACTGCGGCCATGATCGTCATCGGGGGCACTCTCGGCGCTGTCATGCTCCAGTTTCCGATGAACATCTTTCTCGCCGCCATCAAGGCCGTTGTAAAAGTCTTCCTCCACAAGGGCTCGAACGGCGAAGCCACGCTCGCTCAGATCGTAGCCTTCGCCAACAAGGCCCGCAGAAGCGGAATCGTCTCGCTCGATGCAGACCTCTCCACCGTCTCCGACCCCTTCCTCAGACAAGCTCTTATGCTCGCCGTTGACGGCACCGAACCCGCCGAAGTCCGCAAGATCATGCAGCTTGAACTCGACAACAAATCCGAGATCGAAGAAAAAATCCCCGCCGTCTTCGAGGCCGCCGGCGGCTACTCTCCCACCGTCGGCATCATCGGAGCGGTCCTCGGACTCATCCAGGTCATGAAGAACCTCTCCAACATCGATGAGGTTGGCCGTGGGATCGCCGTCGCCTTCGTCGCCACCATCTACGGCGTCGCCATGGCCAATCTCATCTGCCTCCCCGCAGCAGGCAAGCTCAAGTTTCGCCATCGCGAAGAACAGATGATCAAAGAGATGATGCTCGAAGGCGTCATCTCCATCCTCGAGGGCATGAACCCGCGCATGATCGAGACCAAGCTCCGCACCTACCTCTTCGACTCGCATCCACCCAAACCCGGCAAAGCCACAGAGGTTGGCGCATGA
- a CDS encoding flagellar FlbD family protein, which produces MIELTRLNGSPLAVNCDLIKYAEAAPDTVLTLVTGEKLVVLEPCSEVSQLTLEFRAAVLRTAWPEAAPSVIARSAHDAEQIVREQQHKASHE; this is translated from the coding sequence ATGATCGAACTGACACGCCTCAACGGTAGTCCTCTCGCCGTAAACTGTGACCTCATCAAATACGCCGAAGCCGCACCCGACACCGTCCTCACCTTAGTCACCGGCGAAAAGCTCGTCGTCCTCGAACCCTGCAGCGAGGTCTCGCAACTCACTCTCGAGTTCCGTGCCGCCGTTCTGCGCACGGCATGGCCCGAGGCTGCGCCCTCGGTCATCGCACGATCCGCCCACGATGCCGAACAGATTGTGCGCGAACAACAGCACAAGGCCTCGCACGAATAA